The following proteins are encoded in a genomic region of Vigna radiata var. radiata cultivar VC1973A unplaced genomic scaffold, Vradiata_ver6 scaffold_332, whole genome shotgun sequence:
- the LOC106778459 gene encoding 60S ribosomal protein L38 isoform X2: MTSGVWCLVQPKQIHEIKDFLLTARRKDARSVKIKRSKDVVKFKVRCSTYLYTLCVFDSEKADKLKQSLPPGLSVQDV, translated from the exons ATg ACGTCTGGTGTTTGGTGTCTTGTGCAGCCGAAGCAGATTCATGAGATTAAAGACTTCCTCCTCACTGCGAGGAGGAAGGATGCACGCTCTGTGAAAATCAAGAGGAGCAAAGATGTGGTAAAGTTCAAGGTTCGGTGCTCCACGTACCTTTACACCCTGTGTGTGTTTGACTCTGAGAAGGCTGATAAGTTGAAGCAATCACTTCCTCCAG GTTTAAGTGTTCAAGATGTGTGA
- the LOC106778459 gene encoding 60S ribosomal protein L38 isoform X1, which yields MLMQTSGVWCLVQPKQIHEIKDFLLTARRKDARSVKIKRSKDVVKFKVRCSTYLYTLCVFDSEKADKLKQSLPPGLSVQDV from the exons ATg TTGATGCAGACGTCTGGTGTTTGGTGTCTTGTGCAGCCGAAGCAGATTCATGAGATTAAAGACTTCCTCCTCACTGCGAGGAGGAAGGATGCACGCTCTGTGAAAATCAAGAGGAGCAAAGATGTGGTAAAGTTCAAGGTTCGGTGCTCCACGTACCTTTACACCCTGTGTGTGTTTGACTCTGAGAAGGCTGATAAGTTGAAGCAATCACTTCCTCCAG GTTTAAGTGTTCAAGATGTGTGA
- the LOC106778459 gene encoding 60S ribosomal protein L38 isoform X3, whose product MPKQIHEIKDFLLTARRKDARSVKIKRSKDVVKFKVRCSTYLYTLCVFDSEKADKLKQSLPPGLSVQDV is encoded by the exons ATg CCGAAGCAGATTCATGAGATTAAAGACTTCCTCCTCACTGCGAGGAGGAAGGATGCACGCTCTGTGAAAATCAAGAGGAGCAAAGATGTGGTAAAGTTCAAGGTTCGGTGCTCCACGTACCTTTACACCCTGTGTGTGTTTGACTCTGAGAAGGCTGATAAGTTGAAGCAATCACTTCCTCCAG GTTTAAGTGTTCAAGATGTGTGA